A DNA window from Camelina sativa cultivar DH55 chromosome 13, Cs, whole genome shotgun sequence contains the following coding sequences:
- the LOC104735194 gene encoding uncharacterized protein LOC104735194: MADKPSRALVLYGDGLARFVDPSNTHIHSLASVASCGFLSLPHAPPETENERIVREFSHMLDASEAYSIASGLKPKGNENDIPTLAERFMGLKAALVTDNSLLSSFGKLIGLDVLQLSEISQKSDSVPSDATASKLLRLLGFEGGKCLDVSLYDSVFVHIGVDDNNLGVIDSLIGSIMRMAQPGSEIVSRLHLSLVLSYGSVTDKDVSVFPVSTPQQDMNPKFAGLIPRQSYTMRGEKTRDDVRHYCPMLVAQWQHAVTRKDLVDTLSFEALKKLSGNLVIPADRFIHEVAFKLWKAPKYGA, encoded by the exons ATGGCGGACAAACCAAGCAGAGCGTTGGTATTGTACGGAGACGGCTTGGCTCGATTCGTCGATCCATCAAATACCCACATCCATTCTCTCGCTTCCGTAGCTAGCTGTGGCTTCCTCAGTCTTCCTCATGCACCTCCAG AAACTGAGAACGAAAGGATAGTTCGAGAATTCTCCCATATGCTGGATGCATCAGAAGCTTACTCGATAGCT AGTGGACTAAAACCAAAGGGAAATGAAAATGATATCCCAACTTTAGCTGAAAG GTTTATGGGACTCAAGGCTGCTTTAGTAACTGACAATTCTCTTCTGAGTTCTTTCGGAAAACTGATTGGCTTAGATGTGTTACAACTTAGTGAAATATCCCAGAAGAGTGATTCCGTTCCTTCTGATGCTACAGCATCTAAATTACTAAGGCTGCTTGGATTTGAAGGAGGAAAATGCTTGGATGTGAGCCTCTACGACTCTGTTTTTGTGCATATCGGGGTTGATGATAACAACTTGGGAGTTATCGACTCTTTGATTGGTAGTATTATGAGAATGGCTCAACCTGGTTCAGAGATTGTATCGCGCTTGCATCTGTCTCTTGTTCTTAGCTATGGTTCTGTCACAGACAAAGATGTTTCAGTTTTTCCTGTCAGTACTCCACAACAAGACATGAACCCAAAATTTGCAGGACTTATACCACGTCAGAGCTACACCATGCGTGGTGAAAAGACACGGGATGATGTTCG GCACTACTGTCCTATGTTGGTAGCTCAGTGGCAGCATGCTGTGACCCGGAAGGACTTGGTTGATACATTATCATTTGAAGCTCTCAAAAAG CTCTCTGGAAATCTTGTTATACCGGCTGATCGGTTCATCCATGAGGTTGCTTTCAAACTTTGGAAGGCCCCAAAATACGGAGCTTAA
- the LOC104735195 gene encoding uncharacterized protein LOC104735195 gives LNNNSRLYKTPINQNRTVQERERAMGFGFKIGSTFRLATVFTWCLLIASSCFLSTTSAARFEIRNEIARHPGRNRSLAINCWSSNDNLGMHALRPGQSKSWSFKPVFLKIPYLYTYFECKFFTAFGSPYGQTATVFAGERSFRWKCDNPEEEECIWVVKRDGLYLRKITRDHKGQKLYGDELSMTWIGGTNYHPVPESP, from the coding sequence ttaaacaACAACTCCCGTTTATATAAAACCCCAATAAACCAAAACAGAACtgttcaagagagagagagagcaatggGGTTTGGGTTCAAGATCGGATCAACATTCCGATTAGCCACCGTATTCACGTGGTGCCTTCTCATAGCATCATCATGCTTTCTATCCACCACATCAGCAGCCCGGTTCGAGATAAGAAACGAGATCGCCAGACACCCAGGACGAAACCGTAGCCTCGCTATTAACTGTTGGTCGTCGAATGACAACTTAGGCATGCATGCTCTCAGACCGGGCCAATCCAAAAGCTGGTCGTTCAAGCCAGTATTTCTCAAGATACCGTATCTCTACACATACTTTGAGTGCAAATTCTTCACCGCTTTTGGCTCGCCGTATGGTCAGACCGCTACGGTTTTTGCCGGGGAGAGATCATTCAGGTGGAAATGTGATAATCCGGAGGAGGAAGAGTGCATTTGGGTGGTGAAGAGAGATGGGCTATATCTAAGGAAGATCACAAGAGACCATAAAGGCCAAAAGCTCTATGGAGACGAATTGAGTATGACTTGGATCGGCGGTACTAACTACCACCCGGTACCAGAGAGCCCATAG
- the LOC109128320 gene encoding uncharacterized protein ycf36-like, with translation MAATVLRHFSPISSSLKPPSRHRRFLHHNLLFPKIPFHSSLVKFGAENFEPQPPPPLPETDCPVPPEQQPINEYQSLSTSFPFAWASGDLVEYASRLFVTGASFAFFVGLPVCWFGSVGAEYEPVKRILAASSSGIFAVTLAVVRMYLGWAYVGNRLLSATVEYEETGWYDGQVWVKTPQVLARDRLLGSFSVKPILARLKNTLLILGLSLILVINLGDSPIASSYRTYKDPRDRSSLPIPGAYNDETARTFEPEAFCGEPSTDLL, from the exons ATGGCTGCTACAGTGCTACGCCATTTCAGTCCAATTTCATCCTCCCTTAAACCACCGTCTCGCCACCGCCGATTCCTACACCACAATTTATTATTCCCTAAAATACCCTTTCACTCTTCTCTCGTCAA ATTCGGCGCGGAGAACTTCGAACCACAACCTCCACCGCCGTTGCCGGAGACCGATTGTCCAGTTCCGCCGGAGCAACAGCCGATCAACGAGTACCAATCTCTCTCCACCTCTTTCCCTTTCGCCTGGGCTTCAGGAGATCTAGTCGAGTACGCTTCAAGGCTCTTCGTCACCGGTGCTTCTTTCGCGTTTTTCGTTGGATTACCCGTTTGCTGGTTCGGATCCGTCGGAGCCGAATACGAACCCGTTAAGAGGATTCTCGCAGCCAGCTCAAGCGGGATCTTCGCTGTCACGCTTGCCGTCGTGAGGATGTATCTCGGTTGGGCTTATGTCGGAAATCGTCTTCTTAGCGCCACCGTCGAGT ATGAAGAAACTGGGTGGTATGATGGTCAG GTTTGGGTGAAAACACCTCAAGTCTTGGCCCGAGACCGTCTTCTTGGATCTTTCTCT GTAAAACCAATCCTTGCGAGATTGAAAAACACGTTACTGATTCTCGGATTATCGCTGATTCTTGTCATAAACCTTGGTGATTCTCCAATTGCATCGTCTTATAGAACGTACAAGGATCCTAGGGACAGATCCTCTCTGCCGATCCCTGGAGCTTACAACGATGAAACAGCAAGAACGTTCGAACCAGAAGCTTTCTGCGGTGAACCTTCTACCGATCTTCTTTGA
- the LOC104735197 gene encoding uncharacterized protein ycf36-like, producing the protein MTCFVAFICCIFLEFRERLKKKLKSEKKKNRVDEASKEEGAMAATVLRHFSPISSSLKPPSRHRRFLHHNLLFPKIPFHSSLVKFGAENFEPQPPPPLPETDCPVPPEQQPINEYQSLSTSFPFAWASGDLVEYASRLFVTGASFAFFVGLPVCWFGSVGAEYEPVKRILAASSSGIFAVTLAVVRMYLGWAYVGNRLLSATVEYEETGWYDGQVWVKTPQVLARDRLLGSFSVKPILARLKNTLLILGLSLILVINLGDSPIASSYRTYKDPRDRSSLPIPGAYNDE; encoded by the exons ATGACATGTTTTGTCGCATTTATTTGCTGTATATTTTTAGAGTTCAGAGagagacttaaaaaaaaattgaaatcggaaaaaaaaaaaaatagagtagaCGAAGCAAGCAAAGAGGAAGGTGCGATGGCTGCTACAGTGCTACGCCATTTCAGTCCAATTTCATCCTCCCTTAAACCACCGTCTCGCCACCGCCGATTCCTACACCACAATTTATTATTCCCTAAAATACCCTTTCACTCTTCTCTCGTCAAATTCGGCGCGGAGAACTTCGAACCACAACCTCCACCGCCGTTGCCGGAGACCGATTGTCCAGTTCCGCCGGAGCAACAGCCGATCAACGAGTACCAATCTCTCTCCACCTCTTTCCCTTTCGCCTGGGCTTCAGGAGATCTAGTCGAGTACGCTTCAAGGCTCTTCGTCACCGGTGCTTCTTTCGCGTTTTTCGTTGGATTACCCGTTTGCTGGTTCGGATCCGTCGGAGCCGAATACGAACCCGTTAAGAGGATTCTCGCAGCCAGCTCAAGCGGGATCTTCGCTGTCACGCTTGCCGTCGTGAGGATGTATCTCGGTTGGGCTTATGTCGGAAATCGTCTTCTTAGCGCCACCGTCGAGT ATGAAGAAACTGGGTGGTATGATGGTCAG GTTTGGGTGAAAACACCTCAAGTCTTGGCCCGAGACCGTCTTCTTGGATCTTTCTCT GTAAAACCAATCCTTGCGAGATTGAAAAACACGTTACTGATTCTCGGATTATCGCTGATTCTTGTCATAAACCTTGGTGATTCTCCAATTGCATCGTCTTATAGAACGTACAAGGATCCTAGGGACAGATCCTCTCTGCCGATCCCTGGAGCTTACAACGATGAA
- the LOC104735198 gene encoding serine/threonine-protein kinase EDR1-like isoform X1, with product MSKMKHLLRKLHIGGSSGVGGGGGFADHHRFDDSTRPMIDPSPIPSTSPSPVSTSSVSSSTGFGNAASTAMPRLETLEPVGRDLAAVDGVDFNLMEEEYQVQLAMAISVSDPDPRENADTAQLDAAKRISLGVSAPPVTDADSAVDFLSLRYWGHKVINYDQKVRDGFYDVYGITSNSLSQGKMPLLVDLQAISITDNVDYEVILVNRLIDPELQELERRASALAAECPDFARGQVSSDLSQKIANIVVEQMGGRVENADEALRRWMLRSYELRNSLNTTILPLGRVNVGLARHRALLFKVLADRINLPCMLVKGSYYTGTDDGAVNLIKLDDKSEYIIDLMGAPGALIPAEVPSSFLPVACTDTRVFPEDLVSFQHSTPEVEKEIETPAFSVLGETDSRSGMVANFLTGNHKENRDRNAVEKHQTERFEHDFGKLMQSQQISGENLPPFSGKPTCAQKVKVKNVSKYVISAAKNPEFAQKLHAVLLESGASPPADLFMDINPHNLRGKNLLQEVSLDSSDSEVSGVPCYPEKVADHLAKQQRESERNPKAETYQQSVEVNFSVKRNFDGKVSSSENVEIGTADGVSTVCDSHDQGINPLLGEAAKWEIMWEDLQIGERIGIGSYGEVYRAEWNGTEVAVKKFLDQDFSGDALTQFKSEIEIMLRLRHPNVVLFMGAVTRPPNFSILTEFLPRGSLYRLLHRPNHQLDEKRRMRMALDVAKGMNYLHTSHPTVVHRDLKSPNLLVDKNWVVKVCDFGLSRMKHHTYLSSKSTAGTPEWMAPEVLRNEPANEKCDVYSFGVILWELATSRVPWKGLNPMQVVGAVGFQNRRLEIPDDIDPTVAQIIRECWQTEPHLRPSFTQLMRSLKRLQGLNISNRSNTSESLM from the exons ATGTCGAAGATGAAGCATCTTCTACGGAAGCTACACATCGGCGGAAGTAGTGGCgtcggcggcggcggaggattTGCTGACCATCATAGGTTTGACGATTCCACTAGACCCATGATCGATCCTAGCCCTATTCCTAGTACTAGCCCTAGCCCCGTCTCGACTTCCTCCGTCTCTTCATCCACCGGTTTTGGCAACGCGGCCTCCACCGCAATGCCGAGGCTGGAAACATTGGAGCCTGTTGGCCGTGATCTGGCTGCTGTTGATGGCGTCGATTTCAATTTGATGGAGGAGGAGTATCAAGTCCAGTTAGCTATGGCGATCAGCGTCTCTGATCCTGATCCGCGTGAGAATGCTGATACTGCTCAGCTTGATGCCGCTAAGCGTATTAGCCTTGGTGTTTCTGCTCCTCCCGTCACCGACGCTGATTCCGCCGTTGACTTTCTCTCCCTCCGCTATTGG GGACATAAGGTTATTAACTATGATCAGAAAGTCAGGGATGGTTTTTACGATGTGTATGGGATTACATCCAATTCTCTTTCACAAGGGAAGATGCCACTTCTTGTGGATCTTCAAGCTATCTCTATTACAGACAATGTTGATTATGAGGTCATTTTGGTTAACCGATTGATTGACCCTGAACTGCAAGAGCTAGAGAGGAGAGCATCGGCTTTGGCTGCTGAATGTCCAGACTTTGCTCGTGGTCAGGTGTCAAGTGATTTATCTCAGAAAATTGCAAATATAGTTGTAGAGCAAATGGGTGGCCGCGTTGAGAATGCTGATGAAGCATTGAGAAGGTGGATGCTTCGAAGCTATGAATTAAGGAATTCTTTGAACACTACTATTCTTCCACTTGGACGAGTTAATGTTGGTCTTGCACGTCACAGGGCTTTGCTTTTCAAG GTCCTTGCTGATAGGATTAATCTCCCATGTATGCTTGTAAAAGGCAGCTACTACACGGGAACTGATGATGGTGCTGTGAACTTGATTAAACTAGATGACAAAAG TGAATACATTATTGATCTAATGGGTGCTCCGGGTGCTCTGATTCCTGCCGAGGTTCCAAGCAGTTTTCTTCCAGTTGCTTGCACAGATACAAGAGTATTTCCTGAGGATCTGGTCTCGTTTCAGCATTCAACCCCTGAagttgagaaagagattgaAACGCCAGCATTTTCAGTTTTGGGGGAAACAGATTCCAGATCCGGTATGGTGGCAAACTTCTTAACTGGAAACCATAAAGAAAACCGTGACAGAAATGCTGTTGAAAAACATCAAACAGAGAGATTTGAGCATGATTTTGGAAAGCTAATGCAATCACAGCAGATATCTGGTGAAAATTTGCCTCCATTTTCTGGGAAACCTACATGTGCTCAGAAAGTGAAAGTTAAGAATGTCTCCAAGTATGTCATAAGTGCAGCAAAGAACCCTGAATTTGCGCAGAAATTACATGCCGTCTTGTTGGAAAGTGGTGCATCACCTCCCGCAGATTTGTTTATGGATATTAACCCGCACAACTTGAGGGGGAAGAATTTGCTTCAAGAAGTCAGCCTAGATAGTAGCGATTCTGAGGTTTCTGGTGTTCCATGTTACCCAGAGAAG GTCGCAGATCATTTAGCTAAACAACAGAGAGAATCTGAAAGGAACCCCAAAGCTGAGACTTACCAACAATCAGTGGAGGTCAATTTTTCAGTGAAGAGAAACTTTGATGGTAAAGTTTCTTCATCCGAAAATGTGGAGATTGGCACTGCTGATGGGGTGTCGACTGTTTGTGATAGTCATGACCAAGGAATTAATCCATTGCTCGGCGAAGCTGCAAAGTGGGAAATTATGTGGGAAGATCTTCAGATTGGCGAGCGCATTGGTATTG GTTCATATGGAGAAGTTTATCGTGCAGAGTGGAATGGAACT GAAGTGGCTGTCAAGAAGTTTCTGGATCAAGATTTCTCTGGTGATGCATTGACACAGTTCAAATCTGAA ATTGAAATTATGTTGAGGTTACGCCATCCAAACGTTGTTCTTTTCATGGGAGCTGTTACTCGGCCGCCAAATTTCTCCATTCTGACAGAGTTCCTACCCAG GGGAAGCTTGTATAGATTACTCCATCGGCCAAATCATCAGCTTGATGAGAAGAGGCGAATGCGGATGGCTCTTGATGTG GCGAAAGGAATGAACTACTTACACACCAGCCACCCGACTGTTGTACATAGGGATTTAAAATCTCCAAACCTTCTTGTTGATAAAAATTGGGTTGTGAAGGTTTGTGATTTTGGATTGTCCCGCATGAAACACCACACGTATTTGTCCTCAAAATCAACAGCAGGAACG CCTGAGTGGATGGCTCCAGAAGTGTTGAGGAATGAACCGGCTAATGAGAA ATGTGACGTGTACAGCTTTGGGGTTATATTGTGGGAATTAGCTACTTCACGTGTCCCCTGGAAAGGTTTGAACCCGATGCAAGTCGTTGGAGCTGTGGGATTCCAGAATCGACGCCTGGAAATTCCAGATGATATCGATCCAACAGTTGCACAGATAATACGTGAATGCTGGCAAAC GGAACCACATTTACGGCCATCGTTTACACAACTGATGCGAAGTTTGAAGCGGCTTCAGGGTCTAAACATAAGCAACAGATCAAACACGAGTGAAAGTTTGATGTAA
- the LOC104735198 gene encoding serine/threonine-protein kinase EDR1-like isoform X2 encodes MSKMKHLLRKLHIGGSSGVGGGGGFADHHRFDDSTRPMIDPSPIPSTSPSPVSTSSVSSSTGFGNAASTAMPRLETLEPVGRDLAAVDGVDFNLMEEEYQVQLAMAISVSDPDPRENADTAQLDAAKRISLGVSAPPVTDADSAVDFLSLRYWGHKVINYDQKVRDGFYDVYGITSNSLSQGKMPLLVDLQAISITDNVDYEVILVNRLIDPELQELERRASALAAECPDFARGQVSSDLSQKIANIVVEQMGGRVENADEALRRWMLRSYELRNSLNTTILPLGRVNVGLARHRALLFKVLADRINLPCMLVKGSYYTGTDDGAVNLIKLDDKSEYIIDLMGAPGALIPAEVPSSFLPVACTDTRVFPEDLVSFQHSTPEVEKEIETPAFSVLGETDSRSGMVANFLTGNHKENRDRNAVEKHQTERFEHDFGKLMQSQQISGENLPPFSGKPTCAQKVKVKNVSKYVISAAKNPEFAQKLHAVLLESGASPPADLFMDINPHNLRGKNLLQEVSLDSSDSEVSGVPCYPEKVADHLAKQQRESERNPKAETYQQSVEVNFSVKRNFDGKVSSSENVEIGTADGVSTVCDSHDQGINPLLGEAAKWEIMWEDLQIGERIGIGSYGEVYRAEWNGTEVAVKKFLDQDFSGDALTQFKSEIEIMLRLRHPNVVLFMGAVTRPPNFSILTEFLPRGSLYRLLHRPNHQLDEKRRMRMALDVAKGMNYLHTSHPTVVHRDLKSPNLLVDKNWVVKVCDFGLSRMKHHTYLSSKSTAGTCAA; translated from the exons ATGTCGAAGATGAAGCATCTTCTACGGAAGCTACACATCGGCGGAAGTAGTGGCgtcggcggcggcggaggattTGCTGACCATCATAGGTTTGACGATTCCACTAGACCCATGATCGATCCTAGCCCTATTCCTAGTACTAGCCCTAGCCCCGTCTCGACTTCCTCCGTCTCTTCATCCACCGGTTTTGGCAACGCGGCCTCCACCGCAATGCCGAGGCTGGAAACATTGGAGCCTGTTGGCCGTGATCTGGCTGCTGTTGATGGCGTCGATTTCAATTTGATGGAGGAGGAGTATCAAGTCCAGTTAGCTATGGCGATCAGCGTCTCTGATCCTGATCCGCGTGAGAATGCTGATACTGCTCAGCTTGATGCCGCTAAGCGTATTAGCCTTGGTGTTTCTGCTCCTCCCGTCACCGACGCTGATTCCGCCGTTGACTTTCTCTCCCTCCGCTATTGG GGACATAAGGTTATTAACTATGATCAGAAAGTCAGGGATGGTTTTTACGATGTGTATGGGATTACATCCAATTCTCTTTCACAAGGGAAGATGCCACTTCTTGTGGATCTTCAAGCTATCTCTATTACAGACAATGTTGATTATGAGGTCATTTTGGTTAACCGATTGATTGACCCTGAACTGCAAGAGCTAGAGAGGAGAGCATCGGCTTTGGCTGCTGAATGTCCAGACTTTGCTCGTGGTCAGGTGTCAAGTGATTTATCTCAGAAAATTGCAAATATAGTTGTAGAGCAAATGGGTGGCCGCGTTGAGAATGCTGATGAAGCATTGAGAAGGTGGATGCTTCGAAGCTATGAATTAAGGAATTCTTTGAACACTACTATTCTTCCACTTGGACGAGTTAATGTTGGTCTTGCACGTCACAGGGCTTTGCTTTTCAAG GTCCTTGCTGATAGGATTAATCTCCCATGTATGCTTGTAAAAGGCAGCTACTACACGGGAACTGATGATGGTGCTGTGAACTTGATTAAACTAGATGACAAAAG TGAATACATTATTGATCTAATGGGTGCTCCGGGTGCTCTGATTCCTGCCGAGGTTCCAAGCAGTTTTCTTCCAGTTGCTTGCACAGATACAAGAGTATTTCCTGAGGATCTGGTCTCGTTTCAGCATTCAACCCCTGAagttgagaaagagattgaAACGCCAGCATTTTCAGTTTTGGGGGAAACAGATTCCAGATCCGGTATGGTGGCAAACTTCTTAACTGGAAACCATAAAGAAAACCGTGACAGAAATGCTGTTGAAAAACATCAAACAGAGAGATTTGAGCATGATTTTGGAAAGCTAATGCAATCACAGCAGATATCTGGTGAAAATTTGCCTCCATTTTCTGGGAAACCTACATGTGCTCAGAAAGTGAAAGTTAAGAATGTCTCCAAGTATGTCATAAGTGCAGCAAAGAACCCTGAATTTGCGCAGAAATTACATGCCGTCTTGTTGGAAAGTGGTGCATCACCTCCCGCAGATTTGTTTATGGATATTAACCCGCACAACTTGAGGGGGAAGAATTTGCTTCAAGAAGTCAGCCTAGATAGTAGCGATTCTGAGGTTTCTGGTGTTCCATGTTACCCAGAGAAG GTCGCAGATCATTTAGCTAAACAACAGAGAGAATCTGAAAGGAACCCCAAAGCTGAGACTTACCAACAATCAGTGGAGGTCAATTTTTCAGTGAAGAGAAACTTTGATGGTAAAGTTTCTTCATCCGAAAATGTGGAGATTGGCACTGCTGATGGGGTGTCGACTGTTTGTGATAGTCATGACCAAGGAATTAATCCATTGCTCGGCGAAGCTGCAAAGTGGGAAATTATGTGGGAAGATCTTCAGATTGGCGAGCGCATTGGTATTG GTTCATATGGAGAAGTTTATCGTGCAGAGTGGAATGGAACT GAAGTGGCTGTCAAGAAGTTTCTGGATCAAGATTTCTCTGGTGATGCATTGACACAGTTCAAATCTGAA ATTGAAATTATGTTGAGGTTACGCCATCCAAACGTTGTTCTTTTCATGGGAGCTGTTACTCGGCCGCCAAATTTCTCCATTCTGACAGAGTTCCTACCCAG GGGAAGCTTGTATAGATTACTCCATCGGCCAAATCATCAGCTTGATGAGAAGAGGCGAATGCGGATGGCTCTTGATGTG GCGAAAGGAATGAACTACTTACACACCAGCCACCCGACTGTTGTACATAGGGATTTAAAATCTCCAAACCTTCTTGTTGATAAAAATTGGGTTGTGAAGGTTTGTGATTTTGGATTGTCCCGCATGAAACACCACACGTATTTGTCCTCAAAATCAACAGCAGGAACG TGTGCAGCCTGA